One part of the Rhodopirellula bahusiensis genome encodes these proteins:
- a CDS encoding Mur ligase family protein has protein sequence MKLDSREQRSTTTIHSRQQGGDEMRHAIDQWLSQTKPGGTFRSSFGSSTLPPHAAVKWNDPAGTSVQTLRRVDQSTASEQLQSRTAKLASAKKTSTPSPSETKRDASTAHLSGLLNKVRFFSGSDIEFISIAKSAETCEPGQLVVYRLGDDCPVELISQALARGAAGILTEQILPAPVPQAIVADTDRALAEIRSKQTDRPDQKLITIGVVGSAGKTVTAFLTASVLRDIPCRVAYQTDLGSSDSVVTEAGTAKVTNGASLIDALSDAVDAGAAVSITEMDSAQLRLGSYDQVELDIVVVTGSDAGGNDFGPSPIECAFELVGQGGVLIIPESDQRILATAHTAAQSQNIELVTYGVDNAADVSIRTISHEDGTLTAMLRHESRAAVMESFLGRGHFAQCLAAAAAVGVVTENPLPQIAESLCKLRELPGRFESITTGDWETDQNNPSVRLDIGGSPERVKFALQSARKELLQTPASSIPMTLSIKGSSESSNPRRPKLWCVLSVSENEDAETLMQYGRLLETMPDHCVLTCADKDKANFLSMSHGVLDGIQDVAAMRLVADSSRAIQWAHGEANKDDMVLVIGGIDRSHPDSERRSLDAVTQVIAACAENRQQARQANSHPSILQGSHPDPSANLDLTAQNTESDKPNLKLFDGN, from the coding sequence GTGAAACTGGATTCGCGTGAACAACGAAGCACCACGACGATCCATTCACGTCAGCAAGGAGGCGACGAGATGCGTCACGCAATCGATCAATGGTTGAGCCAAACCAAACCGGGTGGAACTTTCCGGTCTTCTTTCGGCTCCTCGACCCTTCCGCCACACGCAGCAGTGAAGTGGAACGACCCGGCCGGCACCAGCGTTCAAACGTTGCGCCGCGTTGACCAATCCACTGCCTCCGAGCAGCTTCAATCGCGAACGGCCAAGTTGGCCAGTGCGAAGAAAACGAGCACACCCAGCCCTTCGGAAACGAAACGCGATGCGTCGACAGCACACTTGTCCGGGTTGCTGAACAAAGTGCGTTTCTTCTCCGGTTCCGACATCGAATTCATCTCGATCGCGAAATCGGCAGAGACTTGTGAACCCGGTCAATTGGTCGTCTATCGCTTGGGCGACGATTGTCCAGTTGAACTGATCTCACAAGCACTCGCCCGCGGTGCGGCTGGAATTTTGACCGAGCAAATTTTGCCGGCACCAGTTCCGCAAGCCATCGTGGCCGACACCGATCGGGCCCTCGCGGAAATCCGGTCCAAGCAAACCGATCGCCCCGACCAAAAACTGATCACAATCGGCGTCGTTGGGTCCGCAGGAAAGACCGTCACTGCTTTCCTCACCGCGTCGGTTCTTCGCGACATTCCCTGCCGAGTCGCCTATCAAACCGACCTCGGCTCAAGCGATTCCGTGGTTACCGAAGCCGGCACGGCCAAGGTCACCAATGGTGCTTCGCTGATCGATGCCTTGTCCGACGCGGTCGATGCGGGCGCGGCTGTTAGCATCACTGAAATGGATTCAGCTCAACTTCGTCTGGGATCCTACGACCAAGTCGAACTCGACATCGTGGTGGTCACCGGGAGCGACGCTGGCGGCAACGACTTTGGTCCTTCGCCCATCGAGTGTGCCTTCGAATTGGTGGGGCAGGGCGGTGTTCTGATCATCCCCGAGTCGGACCAACGCATCCTTGCAACCGCTCACACCGCGGCGCAATCACAGAACATCGAACTGGTTACCTACGGCGTCGACAATGCAGCCGACGTTTCGATCCGTACGATCTCGCACGAAGACGGCACTTTGACCGCCATGTTGCGACATGAGTCGCGTGCCGCCGTGATGGAATCGTTCCTCGGTCGTGGACACTTCGCACAATGCTTGGCCGCCGCTGCGGCGGTTGGCGTTGTGACGGAAAATCCATTGCCACAAATCGCGGAATCGCTTTGCAAACTTCGCGAATTGCCCGGCCGCTTCGAATCCATCACGACTGGCGACTGGGAAACCGACCAAAACAATCCATCGGTCCGCCTGGACATCGGCGGATCGCCTGAACGCGTCAAGTTTGCCCTGCAATCGGCTCGCAAAGAGCTCCTGCAAACTCCCGCAAGTTCCATCCCGATGACTTTGTCCATCAAGGGTTCCTCGGAATCGAGCAACCCGAGACGCCCGAAGCTTTGGTGCGTCTTATCCGTCAGCGAGAACGAAGATGCCGAAACGCTGATGCAATACGGTCGACTGTTGGAAACAATGCCCGATCATTGCGTTTTGACTTGTGCCGACAAAGACAAAGCCAACTTTTTGTCGATGAGTCATGGTGTTTTGGATGGGATCCAGGACGTTGCCGCCATGCGATTGGTCGCAGACTCGAGCCGCGCGATTCAGTGGGCTCACGGGGAAGCCAACAAAGACGACATGGTCTTGGTCATCGGTGGAATTGACCGCAGCCATCCAGACTCGGAACGACGATCGCTTGATGCAGTCACGCAGGTCATCGCGGCCTGTGCCGAAAATCGCCAACAAGCTCGTCAAGCCAATTCGCACCCATCGATTTTGCAAGGATCTCACCCTGATCCGTCGGCCAATCTAGACTTGACCGCCCAGAACACTGAATCCGACAAACCAAACTTGAAACTGTTTGACGGAAACTGA
- a CDS encoding hemerythrin domain-containing protein → MAEQANNPRRLSVNAAFMQDIKNDNRDLKILMDRLSVLTQPREAAANHWPELIQLFGDLNDQLALHFGLEEAYGYFDQALDADPEMSIAAENLRGQHGVLFEDSRHLAEAAAHACTGDTPIEGVTPEVTTAQEKVLVRYDSFVKQFHEHEEAELKLILDALDEDLGVGD, encoded by the coding sequence ATGGCCGAACAAGCGAACAATCCACGCCGTTTGAGCGTCAACGCGGCGTTTATGCAGGACATTAAGAATGACAATCGCGATCTGAAAATATTGATGGATCGTTTGTCTGTGCTGACTCAACCGCGGGAAGCAGCGGCCAATCATTGGCCCGAATTGATTCAGCTTTTTGGTGATTTGAATGACCAATTGGCTCTGCATTTTGGCTTGGAAGAAGCCTACGGGTACTTTGATCAAGCACTGGACGCGGACCCCGAAATGTCCATCGCGGCGGAAAATTTGCGAGGTCAACACGGTGTTTTATTCGAGGATTCGCGACACTTGGCGGAAGCGGCTGCGCACGCGTGCACCGGAGACACGCCCATTGAAGGGGTGACTCCCGAGGTCACCACCGCTCAAGAGAAAGTACTGGTCCGGTATGACTCGTTCGTGAAGCAGTTTCACGAGCACGAGGAAGCGGAGTTGAAGTTGATCTTGGACGCACTGGACGAAGATCTAGGCGTCGGCGACTGA